AACGTCCGCCTGCTGCGTCAACATGCCGGTGACGCGCGGGTGATGGCCGTGGTCAAGGCCGACGCGTACGGACACGGCGCCGTCGAGGTGGGCAAGGCCGCACTGGCCGCCGGTGCCGCCGAGCTCGGGGTGGTGACGGTCGCCGAGGCAGTCGCACTGCGAGCCGGAGGCATCACCGCCCCGGTGCTGTGCTGGCTGCATCCGCCGGGCACCGATTTCACGCCGGCGCTGGAAAACGATGTACAGATCGCGGTGTCCTCGGCGCGCCAGCTCGACGACGTGCTGACGGCTGTACGCCGGACGGGTCGGAGCGCGACCATCACGGTGAAGGTCGACACCGGCCTGAGCCGCAACGGCGTGAGTCCGGCCGACTTTCCCGCGATGGTCACCACGCTCGGCCGCGCCCAAGCCGACGGGGAGATCCGGGTGCGCGGCATCATGAGTCACCTGGTGCACGGCGACGATCCCGACAACCCGTTCAACGAGCTGCAGGGCAAACGCCTGACCGCGATGCGCGAGCAGGCCGCCGAGCAGGGTGTGGTGTTCGAGGTGGCGCACATCGCCAACTCGCCCGCTGCGATGACGCGTCCGGATCTGGCTTTCGACATGGTCCGGCCCGGTATCGCGGTCTACGGGCTCAGCCCCATCCCCGAGCGCGGCGACATGGGACTGATCCCCGCCATGACATTGAAATGCCCTGTCGCACTGGTCCGTTCGATTCGCGCCGGTGACGGAGTGTCCTATGGTCACCGGTGGATCGCGGACCGCGACACCATGCTGGCGTTGCTGCCGGTGGGCTACGCAGACGGCATCTTCCGCTCGTTGAGCGGGCGGATCGAGGTGCTGATCAAGGGCAGACGTCGACAGGCCGTCGGGCGGATCTGCATGGATCAGTTCGTCGTCGATCTCGGTCCGGATGCCGCCGACGTGGCCGAAGGTGACGAAGCGATCCTGTTCGGGCCCGGCACATCCGGTGAACAGACCGCCCAGGACTGGGCCGAACTGCTCGGCACCATCAACTACGAAGTGGTCACCAGCCCGCGGGGACGGATCACCCGCAGCTACGTGCAGGCAGGTCGCGAGCGTTGAGTCGCAATGCCCAGTGGCTGGCCGGTGCGGCTGGGCTCACCGCCGTGGGCACGGTGGCCGGTCGGACGGTGGCGCGGTCTCTGACTCGGCGCAGCACCGGTGAGGATCCCTACCTGGGTGAGGATTTCGAGCGTCTGGACGCCGACCGCAGTTCGGTGGTGACGACAGATGACGGGGTGCCGCTGGCCGTGCGTGAGGTCGGCCCCAACGACGCGCCGCTGACGGTTGTGTTCGCCCACGGATTCTGTTTGCGCATGGGCGCCTTCTACTTTCAGCGCACCCGACTGGCCGAACAGTGGGGTCCGCAGGTGCGGATGGTGTTCTACGACCAGCGCGGCCATGGTCAGTCGGGGACTGCCCCGCCGGACACCTACACCGTCGAACAACTCGGACGTGACCTGGAAGCCGTTCTGGCCGTGACGGTTCCACGAGGCCCGGCCGTGCTGGTCGGGCATTCGATGGGCGGCATGACGGTCCTCTCGCACGCCCGGCAGTTCCCGCACCGCTACCCGAAGCAGATCGTCGGTGCCGCCGTGATCTCCTCGGCGGTCGAAGGTGTGGCGCGCTCACCGCTGGGCGAGATCTTGCGCAACCCGGCACTGGAGGCGGTGCGGTTCCTGGCCCGCTACGCCCCCGGTGCGGTGCACCGCACTCGCGGCGCGGCCCGGTCGGTGATCGGGCCGATCCTGCGAGCCGCGTCCTACGGCGACGAGGCGGTCAGCCCGAGCGTGGTCGAGTTCTCCCAACGGATGATGCACGGCACCTCGATCACCACCCTGGTCGAATTCCTGCACGCCCTCGAAGTGCACGACGAGGCCGGTGCCTTGCGGGTGCTGGCCAAGGTGCCGACACTGATCGCCTGTGGTGACCGGGACCTGCTCACGCCAATGGAATACTCGAAGGCCATGGCCGCACAGCTACCCCGCTCCGAACTGGTGATCGTCGGGGGAGCCGGTCATCTGGTCCAGCTTGAGGAGCCCCTGGTGATCGACGATGCACTGGTCCGCCTGGTGGAGCGGGCCACGCCCTCCAAACTGGTCACGCTGTCCCGCCGGGTCCGCGATCGGGTCCGGTTCCGTGGCTGAGCGCAGCGGCGGCACCGCCGAGCTGGCCACTGCCGAGGACACCATCGCCCTGGGCGCGACGCTGGGCGCCGGGTTAAAAGCCGGTGACGTGGTGGTGCTGTCGGGGCCGCTGGGTGCAGGCAAGACGGTGATGGCCAAGGGCATCGCTCAGGCGATGGATGTCGACGGGCCGGTGGTCTCACCCACGTTCGTGCTGGCCAGGGTGCATCGCGCCCGGCAGGCAGGCCGCCCGGCGATGGTGCACGTGGACATGTACCGGCTGCTCGACCATCCAGGTGTGGACCTGTTGGGTGAGCTCGATGCGCTCGACCTCGACACCGACCTGGACGACGCCGTGGTGGTCGTCGAGTGGGGCGAGGGGCTCGCCGAAAGGCTTTCCGATCATCATCTGGACATCCGCATCGAACGCGATACCGACACCGAGACGCGCACGGTGATCTGGCAGTGGAGCGCCCCATGAACATCTTGACCATCGACACCGCGACCCCGGCGGTCACCGCCGGTGTGGTCCACCGCGCCGAGGACGGTGTTGTGCGGACTCTGGCGGAGCGGGTCACGGTCGATGCCCGCGCCCACGCCGAACAGCTCACCCCGAACGTGCTCGGTGCTGTCTCCGATGCCGGAATCACCGTGGGTGACCTCGAGGCCGTCGTCGTCGGCTGCGGACCGGGCCCTTTTACCGGGCTGCGGGTGGGGATGGCCAGCGCTGCGGCGTTCGGTCATGCGCTGGGCGTTCCGGTGCACGGGGTGTGCAGTCTGGACGCCATCGGTGTCCACACCGACGGCGAGGTGCTGGTGGTCACAGATGCGCGCCGCCGCGAGGTGTACTGGGCGCGCTACCGCGACGGCGTCCGCGTCGAGG
The window above is part of the Mycolicibacterium fortuitum subsp. fortuitum genome. Proteins encoded here:
- the alr gene encoding alanine racemase; protein product: MQTTERETSLIPHASPQAVVDLGAIDHNVRLLRQHAGDARVMAVVKADAYGHGAVEVGKAALAAGAAELGVVTVAEAVALRAGGITAPVLCWLHPPGTDFTPALENDVQIAVSSARQLDDVLTAVRRTGRSATITVKVDTGLSRNGVSPADFPAMVTTLGRAQADGEIRVRGIMSHLVHGDDPDNPFNELQGKRLTAMREQAAEQGVVFEVAHIANSPAAMTRPDLAFDMVRPGIAVYGLSPIPERGDMGLIPAMTLKCPVALVRSIRAGDGVSYGHRWIADRDTMLALLPVGYADGIFRSLSGRIEVLIKGRRRQAVGRICMDQFVVDLGPDAADVAEGDEAILFGPGTSGEQTAQDWAELLGTINYEVVTSPRGRITRSYVQAGRER
- a CDS encoding alpha/beta fold hydrolase, whose amino-acid sequence is MSRNAQWLAGAAGLTAVGTVAGRTVARSLTRRSTGEDPYLGEDFERLDADRSSVVTTDDGVPLAVREVGPNDAPLTVVFAHGFCLRMGAFYFQRTRLAEQWGPQVRMVFYDQRGHGQSGTAPPDTYTVEQLGRDLEAVLAVTVPRGPAVLVGHSMGGMTVLSHARQFPHRYPKQIVGAAVISSAVEGVARSPLGEILRNPALEAVRFLARYAPGAVHRTRGAARSVIGPILRAASYGDEAVSPSVVEFSQRMMHGTSITTLVEFLHALEVHDEAGALRVLAKVPTLIACGDRDLLTPMEYSKAMAAQLPRSELVIVGGAGHLVQLEEPLVIDDALVRLVERATPSKLVTLSRRVRDRVRFRG
- the tsaE gene encoding tRNA (adenosine(37)-N6)-threonylcarbamoyltransferase complex ATPase subunit type 1 TsaE, with amino-acid sequence MAERSGGTAELATAEDTIALGATLGAGLKAGDVVVLSGPLGAGKTVMAKGIAQAMDVDGPVVSPTFVLARVHRARQAGRPAMVHVDMYRLLDHPGVDLLGELDALDLDTDLDDAVVVVEWGEGLAERLSDHHLDIRIERDTDTETRTVIWQWSAP
- the tsaB gene encoding tRNA (adenosine(37)-N6)-threonylcarbamoyltransferase complex dimerization subunit type 1 TsaB → MNILTIDTATPAVTAGVVHRAEDGVVRTLAERVTVDARAHAEQLTPNVLGAVSDAGITVGDLEAVVVGCGPGPFTGLRVGMASAAAFGHALGVPVHGVCSLDAIGVHTDGEVLVVTDARRREVYWARYRDGVRVEGPAVNAPADVEPDSSAAVAGSPDHAALFALPRLDVVYPTPAGLVRAVSDWGDPQPLVPLYLRRPDAKPSVSKTSVAVRK